The following are encoded together in the Salinibacterium sp. UTAS2018 genome:
- a CDS encoding Gfo/Idh/MocA family protein encodes MTLRAGVLGLGVMGRHHSRVLNELEGVEFKGVYDPSDAVPSHIEGKPVVRDLDTFLDMGFDYCVVAAPTIYHLEIGTMLASRGIHALIEKPVASTSEAANELRDLFTAAGLVGGVGHIERYNPALQSARQRIQDGLLGDIYQVTTRRQGPFPGRIADVGVIKDLATHDIDLTAWVTQQEYVSINARTTFRSGREHEDMVLAIGTLSKGTIVSHTVNWLTPFKERTTIITGEHGSLVADTLTADLTYFENGVRHHQWDDISQFRGVSEGDVTRFALDKKEPLRAEHEAFRDAVLSGDTSAIVTLAQGAAVVATAEKFVADGLEHRLTTP; translated from the coding sequence ATGACGCTTCGCGCAGGTGTACTCGGACTCGGCGTCATGGGGCGCCACCACAGCCGTGTTCTCAATGAGCTTGAGGGCGTCGAATTCAAGGGCGTCTATGACCCCTCGGATGCCGTGCCGTCGCACATCGAAGGCAAGCCCGTGGTTCGCGATCTCGACACTTTTCTCGACATGGGCTTCGACTACTGCGTCGTTGCCGCCCCCACCATCTACCACCTCGAGATCGGCACGATGCTCGCCAGTCGCGGCATCCACGCGTTGATCGAAAAGCCCGTCGCCTCGACCTCTGAAGCCGCTAATGAGCTGCGAGATCTCTTTACCGCGGCCGGGCTGGTCGGCGGCGTCGGCCACATTGAGCGGTACAACCCTGCCCTTCAATCGGCACGCCAACGCATCCAGGATGGCCTGCTCGGTGACATCTATCAGGTCACCACGCGTCGCCAAGGTCCGTTCCCCGGGCGCATCGCCGACGTCGGTGTCATCAAGGATCTCGCGACCCACGACATCGACCTGACCGCCTGGGTCACGCAGCAGGAGTACGTCTCGATCAATGCCCGCACCACGTTCCGCAGCGGACGCGAGCACGAAGACATGGTCCTAGCAATCGGCACACTCAGCAAGGGCACCATCGTCAGCCACACGGTGAACTGGCTCACTCCTTTCAAGGAGCGCACCACGATCATCACCGGCGAGCACGGTTCTCTCGTCGCCGATACCCTGACCGCCGATCTGACCTACTTCGAGAATGGCGTTCGCCATCACCAATGGGATGACATTTCTCAGTTCCGTGGTGTCAGCGAAGGAGACGTCACTCGTTTCGCACTCGACAAGAAAGAGCCGCTTCGGGCTGAACACGAAGCGTTCCGCGATGCGGTGCTGTCGGGCGACACGAGCGCAATTGTGACGCTGGCCCAAGGTGCCGCGGTTGTCGCAACAGCGGAGAAGTTCGTTGCTGACGGTCTCGAGCACCGTCTCACAACGCCGTAG
- a CDS encoding DegT/DnrJ/EryC1/StrS aminotransferase family protein: MIPAARPQIGQDERDAVDRVMRSGMLAQGPEVAAFEAEFSQIVGGAQSIAVNSGTSALHMAFVAAGVGAGDEVIVPSFSFAATANAVALAGATPVFVDIERDYFSIDPSAVEAAITPRTKAIMPVHLYGHPALMVELSAIAAKHDLLVFEDAAQAHAASIAGVPVGNWGIAGSFSFYPTKNMTSGEGGMITTSSDELARVARLLRNQGMERRYENEVVGFNTRMTDIHAAIGRVQLGKLAGWTAQRQANAAFFDEHLSGVVTPPVAPDAVHVYHQYTIRVVDQDRDAFAAALAERGVGTGVYYPTPIHRLPSFELDLDLPVTAEVATQALSLPVYPSLTDAERETIVNAVNDVAKAGS, from the coding sequence GTGATTCCCGCAGCTAGGCCCCAAATCGGCCAAGACGAACGTGACGCAGTCGATCGCGTGATGCGTTCAGGCATGCTCGCTCAAGGCCCCGAGGTCGCCGCATTCGAAGCAGAGTTCTCTCAGATCGTCGGCGGAGCACAGAGCATCGCCGTCAACTCGGGCACCTCGGCCCTGCACATGGCGTTCGTTGCCGCCGGAGTGGGCGCTGGCGACGAAGTGATCGTTCCCTCGTTTAGCTTTGCTGCCACCGCCAACGCGGTCGCCCTCGCGGGTGCAACTCCCGTGTTCGTCGACATCGAGCGCGACTACTTCTCTATTGACCCTTCAGCGGTCGAAGCGGCAATCACGCCGCGTACCAAAGCGATCATGCCGGTGCACCTCTACGGCCACCCCGCACTCATGGTCGAACTCAGCGCCATCGCCGCCAAGCATGACCTTCTGGTGTTCGAAGATGCCGCTCAGGCACATGCGGCATCGATAGCGGGCGTACCCGTCGGCAACTGGGGAATCGCAGGCTCGTTCTCCTTCTACCCGACCAAAAACATGACTTCGGGCGAAGGCGGGATGATCACGACGTCCTCCGACGAGCTCGCACGCGTTGCTCGCCTACTGCGCAACCAAGGAATGGAACGCCGCTACGAGAACGAGGTCGTGGGCTTCAATACCCGCATGACCGACATCCATGCCGCTATCGGTCGAGTGCAGCTCGGCAAGCTCGCCGGCTGGACAGCGCAGCGTCAAGCCAATGCGGCCTTCTTCGATGAGCACCTCAGCGGAGTTGTGACTCCCCCGGTTGCCCCCGATGCCGTACACGTTTATCACCAGTACACGATTCGAGTAGTCGATCAGGATCGCGACGCTTTCGCTGCGGCTCTTGCCGAACGCGGCGTAGGCACCGGGGTGTACTACCCCACCCCCATTCACCGCCTGCCCTCGTTTGAACTTGACCTCGATTTGCCGGTGACGGCTGAGGTTGCCACTCAGGCGCTGTCACTCCCGGTCTACCCTTCCCTTACCGACGCGGAGCGCGAGACCATCGTGAATGCCGTCAATGACGTAGCAAAGGCAGGCAGCTAA
- a CDS encoding glycosyltransferase family 2 protein — MAQTWVVVPMYNEASVIASVIEELRKSLPHVVCVDDCSTDDSAAQARSAGAIVVQHPINLGQGASLQTGFEYVRAIPEMTEVVTFDADGQHQVQDALDMVQRLRDEKLDIVIGSRFLDDRTAMSGLKRFVLRLATGYTRLTTGMALTDAHNGLRVISRDMLFKLQLRQNRMAHASELVDQISLHKATWAEHPTHIVYTEYSKSKGQSVLNAINILVEIIFK, encoded by the coding sequence ATGGCGCAAACGTGGGTTGTTGTTCCGATGTATAACGAAGCAAGCGTCATTGCGTCCGTGATCGAGGAACTCCGCAAATCCCTTCCTCATGTGGTCTGTGTTGACGACTGCTCCACTGACGACTCCGCAGCACAAGCTCGATCGGCTGGCGCTATAGTGGTGCAGCATCCGATCAATCTTGGTCAGGGGGCAAGCCTGCAAACGGGTTTTGAGTACGTGCGCGCGATTCCCGAGATGACAGAAGTCGTCACCTTCGACGCCGATGGCCAGCATCAAGTTCAGGATGCGCTCGACATGGTTCAGCGCTTGCGCGACGAGAAACTCGACATTGTCATCGGGTCTCGGTTTCTCGACGATCGCACCGCCATGAGTGGCCTCAAAAGATTCGTTCTTCGCTTAGCCACGGGCTACACCCGACTGACAACGGGGATGGCGCTCACCGACGCGCACAACGGCCTCAGAGTCATCTCTCGCGACATGCTGTTCAAGCTGCAATTGCGGCAAAACCGCATGGCCCATGCGTCGGAGCTTGTTGATCAGATCAGCCTGCACAAGGCGACCTGGGCTGAGCATCCCACGCACATCGTTTACACAGAATACTCCAAAAGCAAGGGGCAGTCGGTGCTCAACGCCATCAACATCCTCGTCGAAATTATCTTCAAGTAG
- the wecB gene encoding non-hydrolyzing UDP-N-acetylglucosamine 2-epimerase, with product MKIMSVVGARPQFVKLAPIAHAITAAGHEHVIVHTGQHYDPMLSDVFFRDLRIPTPDAHLGVGSGSHGVQTGAILAQMDEVLERFQPDCVLVYGDTNSTLAAAVSAVKLHFPVAHLEAGLRSFNRSMPEEHNRVLTDHAADLCLAPTEVAMKHLATEGLTSTAVLVGDVMTDVLFQVRDSVLAGGTQNPLADIDAPNGYYVATIHRAENTNDPERLREVVAALGAADKPVVLLAHPRVRAKAEEHGISLDEGALISRDPLSYPELIAAVLDSAGVVTDSGGLQKEAFLLRVPCTTVRHETEWVETIELGWNVLANSTDEITAALTRPAPDATEAAPYGDGDAATRAVQAIIDGIAPRAS from the coding sequence GTGAAGATCATGAGCGTAGTGGGCGCACGCCCGCAATTCGTCAAACTTGCCCCCATCGCTCACGCGATCACCGCAGCCGGCCACGAGCACGTCATCGTGCACACGGGCCAGCACTACGATCCGATGCTCTCCGACGTGTTCTTTCGCGATCTGAGAATTCCTACTCCGGATGCGCATCTTGGAGTCGGCTCGGGATCGCACGGAGTACAAACCGGTGCGATTCTCGCGCAAATGGACGAAGTTCTTGAACGCTTCCAGCCCGATTGCGTTCTCGTCTACGGAGACACCAACTCGACGTTGGCTGCCGCCGTGAGCGCGGTGAAACTTCATTTTCCCGTGGCTCACCTCGAAGCCGGTCTGCGCTCGTTCAACCGGTCGATGCCCGAAGAACACAACCGTGTGCTCACCGACCATGCCGCAGATCTCTGCCTCGCCCCGACCGAAGTTGCGATGAAGCACCTCGCGACCGAGGGTCTCACGAGCACCGCTGTGCTCGTCGGAGATGTCATGACCGATGTGCTTTTTCAAGTGCGCGACAGCGTGCTTGCCGGCGGCACGCAGAACCCGCTGGCCGATATTGACGCGCCGAACGGCTACTACGTCGCGACGATCCATCGCGCTGAGAATACGAACGACCCTGAGCGTCTTCGCGAGGTAGTGGCAGCACTCGGCGCGGCAGACAAGCCCGTCGTGCTGCTCGCGCACCCGCGCGTTCGAGCGAAGGCCGAAGAGCACGGCATTTCGCTGGATGAAGGCGCGCTTATCTCTCGCGACCCACTTTCTTACCCCGAACTTATCGCCGCGGTGCTCGACAGCGCCGGAGTTGTAACCGACTCAGGCGGGCTTCAAAAAGAAGCGTTCCTCCTTCGCGTACCGTGCACCACGGTTCGTCACGAAACCGAATGGGTCGAAACGATCGAGCTCGGCTGGAACGTGCTCGCCAATTCCACTGATGAGATCACCGCGGCACTTACGCGGCCTGCTCCCGACGCTACGGAAGCCGCCCCTTATGGCGACGGCGACGCCGCGACGCGCGCCGTCCAAGCCATCATCGACGGAATCGCACCGCGGGCGTCTTAG
- a CDS encoding acyltransferase produces the protein MHDVNPLQHSTADVAATASIAATARIWHYAQVRENAVIGENCVIGRGAYVGTGVDVGDNCKIQNYALVYEPATLGRGVFIGPAVVLTNDHFPRAINADGSVKSADDWMPVGVDIREGASIGANSTCIAPLVIGRWALVGAGSVVVKDVPDFALVVGSPARRIGWVGTAGHPLTQTSPGHWECPVTGARYQETATDLLIEVQDS, from the coding sequence ATGCACGACGTAAACCCCTTGCAGCACAGCACCGCTGACGTTGCAGCGACCGCTTCGATAGCCGCAACCGCACGCATCTGGCACTACGCTCAGGTCCGCGAGAACGCCGTCATCGGAGAGAACTGTGTCATCGGTCGCGGCGCCTACGTCGGCACCGGGGTCGACGTTGGCGACAACTGCAAAATTCAGAACTACGCACTGGTCTACGAACCCGCCACGTTGGGCCGCGGAGTCTTCATCGGGCCCGCCGTCGTTCTCACCAATGACCACTTTCCTCGCGCCATCAATGCTGATGGCTCGGTCAAGTCTGCTGACGACTGGATGCCCGTGGGCGTCGACATCCGCGAGGGTGCGTCGATCGGCGCCAACAGCACCTGCATCGCACCGCTCGTGATTGGCCGCTGGGCTCTTGTCGGCGCCGGCTCTGTTGTCGTAAAAGATGTCCCAGACTTCGCGCTTGTTGTCGGCAGCCCCGCTCGCCGTATCGGCTGGGTAGGCACCGCCGGGCATCCGCTCACTCAAACATCGCCAGGCCACTGGGAATGCCCGGTCACTGGCGCCCGCTATCAAGAAACCGCTACCGACCTTTTGATTGAGGTGCAAGATTCGTGA
- a CDS encoding glycosyltransferase, translating to MSQRPVMIYHVPFPLNPAATSASGIRPVRMRRAFEANGYEVFEVSGRHPERREQMRALRKRISSGLKVEFVYSEASTTPTGLGEKITPATSLTRDVAFLRFCRKAGVPVGLFYRDIYWQFEEYAERVGQPYTAILRWRYRADLRGYRQGVDKIYLPSMRMAAYLPIENQPQALALPPGAERFDSPSPSTGISLFYVGGTGGYYRMQETVRGVGMSPGARLTICTREGEWAESAPLYADVLNDSTTVVYKSGSELEGLYADAHIGVLLMEPLEYREFAAPMKLYEYLGHGKPIVATQGSLAGDFVEENGIGWAISYGAEPLAELLSRLQAHPEELAAAQQRAREVRQQHTWEARARQVATDLTER from the coding sequence ATGAGCCAGCGACCAGTGATGATCTATCACGTGCCGTTCCCGCTGAATCCGGCGGCGACGAGTGCGAGTGGTATTCGCCCCGTCAGAATGCGACGGGCCTTCGAAGCGAATGGTTATGAGGTTTTCGAGGTCTCGGGGCGTCATCCCGAGCGGCGTGAGCAGATGCGCGCACTTCGTAAGCGGATCTCTTCGGGGCTGAAGGTTGAGTTCGTCTATTCGGAGGCCTCGACGACTCCGACGGGCCTCGGCGAAAAGATCACCCCGGCGACGAGCCTCACGAGAGACGTCGCGTTCTTGCGGTTCTGCAGAAAAGCCGGTGTGCCCGTTGGCTTGTTCTATCGCGATATTTACTGGCAGTTCGAGGAGTACGCCGAACGCGTGGGGCAGCCGTACACGGCGATACTGCGATGGCGCTATCGCGCTGATCTGCGTGGCTACCGCCAGGGTGTCGACAAGATTTACCTCCCTTCGATGCGCATGGCCGCATATCTGCCGATTGAGAATCAACCACAGGCACTGGCTCTCCCTCCGGGCGCCGAACGCTTCGACTCTCCGTCGCCGAGCACCGGGATCTCCCTCTTCTACGTAGGCGGAACCGGTGGCTACTACCGAATGCAAGAGACCGTTCGCGGCGTCGGCATGAGCCCCGGTGCTCGGCTCACCATTTGCACCCGAGAGGGGGAATGGGCCGAATCCGCGCCGCTCTACGCTGACGTTCTCAATGATTCGACGACAGTCGTATACAAATCGGGTTCAGAGCTCGAAGGACTCTATGCGGATGCTCACATTGGCGTTCTCCTGATGGAACCGCTGGAGTACCGCGAATTCGCCGCGCCCATGAAGCTCTACGAGTACCTCGGCCACGGCAAACCGATCGTTGCGACTCAGGGCAGCCTCGCCGGTGACTTCGTCGAAGAAAACGGTATCGGATGGGCCATCTCCTACGGAGCCGAACCTCTAGCAGAGCTGTTGTCGCGGCTTCAGGCGCACCCCGAAGAGCTGGCGGCAGCTCAGCAGCGCGCGCGTGAAGTGCGCCAGCAGCACACGTGGGAAGCGCGGGCGCGTCAAGTAGCAACGGACCTCACCGAGAGGTAG
- a CDS encoding glycosyltransferase family 4 protein, whose translation MRVLVVTPWYPSEASPGAGVFNLRDVELLGREHDVSVLHLVSPGAALTGPVPGDSVGFPVERAHFHFSRPDSYRGAVRQLRDAAKSADIVHTMAFPALFPAARAHLDVPWVHTEHWSGLVTAPPSWHAGLAMRYLRKDLALPDEVVAVGRGLADEMDRHRERPTTVIGNRVLLSNGGRLPSAIPLHGAEPIRLVGVGGLVAHKGPLEALDAVAELTRRGIPTTLQWAGSGSREADIRARAVELRIADRVTLLGHVAPSALGDVLANGHIFVLPTAGETFGVAIAEALSQGLPVITSGTGGHLQFLPARASRLVPRDGRAIADAVLELRDDPERWSAAQIRAAAESLFAEDARAEAYRAVYDKTLDTRR comes from the coding sequence ATGCGCGTGCTGGTTGTGACCCCCTGGTATCCCAGCGAGGCGTCGCCGGGCGCGGGAGTGTTCAACTTGCGGGATGTTGAACTTCTGGGCCGCGAACACGACGTCTCTGTACTGCATCTCGTTTCCCCTGGCGCAGCGTTGACGGGCCCAGTGCCGGGTGACTCTGTCGGCTTTCCGGTCGAACGCGCCCACTTTCACTTTTCACGCCCCGACAGCTATCGTGGCGCGGTGCGCCAGCTTCGCGATGCTGCGAAGTCTGCGGATATTGTGCACACGATGGCATTCCCGGCACTTTTTCCCGCGGCGCGAGCCCACCTCGACGTGCCCTGGGTGCACACGGAACACTGGTCGGGGCTCGTCACGGCTCCGCCAAGCTGGCACGCGGGTCTCGCGATGAGATATTTGCGCAAAGATCTCGCACTCCCCGACGAAGTCGTAGCCGTGGGTCGAGGTCTTGCCGACGAGATGGATCGCCACCGCGAGCGGCCGACGACCGTTATTGGTAATCGGGTATTGCTCTCCAACGGCGGCCGTCTTCCGAGCGCGATTCCTCTGCACGGGGCAGAACCGATTCGGCTCGTGGGCGTCGGCGGCCTGGTTGCCCACAAGGGACCGCTCGAAGCTCTTGACGCCGTGGCCGAGCTTACGCGCCGAGGAATACCAACCACGCTGCAGTGGGCCGGTTCGGGGAGTCGTGAAGCTGACATCCGTGCACGTGCAGTCGAGCTACGGATCGCCGACAGGGTGACGCTCCTCGGTCACGTCGCGCCGAGCGCGCTGGGTGACGTATTAGCGAATGGGCATATCTTTGTGTTGCCCACTGCCGGGGAGACCTTCGGGGTGGCTATCGCTGAAGCACTCAGTCAGGGGCTTCCGGTCATCACCAGCGGCACGGGTGGGCATTTGCAGTTTCTGCCCGCTCGGGCATCGCGACTCGTGCCTCGCGACGGGCGAGCAATTGCCGACGCAGTGCTTGAGCTGCGGGATGACCCAGAACGATGGTCAGCGGCGCAGATTCGCGCCGCCGCCGAATCGCTGTTCGCTGAGGATGCTCGCGCCGAGGCGTATCGCGCTGTGTACGACAAGACACTCGATACGCGTCGATAA
- a CDS encoding DUF2304 domain-containing protein: MTIIFQILAIIAVIVVAIVMLRGGGARNQAIQRIFMLLFIVAAGSSIFVPQVWTFAARLLGVGRGTDLLLYITVLAFLGVAATTYRRFRRLENDLTAMARQVALARADNEQDSSEG, translated from the coding sequence GTGACCATCATTTTCCAGATCCTGGCGATCATCGCCGTTATCGTCGTCGCGATCGTGATGTTGCGGGGCGGCGGAGCGCGCAATCAAGCGATTCAACGCATCTTCATGCTGCTCTTCATAGTGGCGGCAGGATCATCGATCTTCGTCCCGCAAGTGTGGACCTTCGCCGCGCGTCTGCTCGGCGTCGGACGAGGCACTGACCTGCTGCTCTACATCACCGTTCTGGCGTTCTTGGGCGTCGCAGCGACGACGTATCGCCGTTTTCGCCGTCTCGAAAACGACCTCACCGCGATGGCGCGACAGGTCGCGTTAGCGCGCGCCGACAACGAGCAGGACTCGTCAGAGGGTTAG
- a CDS encoding glycosyltransferase, whose protein sequence is MDWLRGEHWEVDTVGPAGHHVPGVDTHYGLSDPPRWTRTTIGSMFIYTLLPHALKFSVLLERLIPQEVSERIAAGEYDLILFNDHHFLPWVRNRKVFTPAVVEQGIHLDIHEYVRPRVPRDSLWRVFAAPYYDWIRTHIGDRRFSTRSTVASGISDLYVDEFGIEPLTIVRNAPPYVELTASPVNPQRIELLYHGAASQVRGIPELLEAMKVLPERFHLTLILVGEQANIDSYVRTVEQHQLRVQFVDPAPVAEIAQHINPYDIEVMFYRPLNRNLEFALPNKLFEAFQARLAILIGPSAMMTGVIAEYGNGAVAAGWEVADLVAAIEQLDAESLAQMKQNSDRAAREISAETEREAFFRSFGGTTS, encoded by the coding sequence GTGGACTGGTTGCGAGGCGAACACTGGGAAGTCGACACCGTTGGCCCCGCCGGCCATCACGTGCCCGGCGTTGACACGCACTACGGCCTGTCAGACCCACCGCGATGGACGCGAACCACAATTGGCTCGATGTTCATCTACACGTTGCTTCCCCACGCGCTCAAGTTTTCGGTGCTGCTGGAGCGGCTCATTCCGCAGGAGGTTTCCGAGCGGATTGCGGCCGGTGAGTACGATCTCATTCTCTTCAATGATCACCACTTTTTGCCGTGGGTGCGCAACCGAAAAGTCTTCACTCCGGCGGTAGTCGAGCAAGGAATCCATCTCGACATTCACGAATATGTACGCCCTCGCGTTCCTCGGGACAGCCTGTGGCGCGTCTTCGCCGCACCGTATTACGACTGGATTCGCACCCACATTGGCGACCGGCGCTTCAGCACCCGCTCGACGGTTGCTTCGGGGATCTCCGATTTGTACGTTGACGAATTCGGCATCGAGCCACTCACCATCGTCCGCAACGCACCGCCCTACGTCGAACTCACCGCAAGCCCGGTAAATCCGCAGCGCATTGAACTGCTCTATCACGGTGCAGCGAGCCAGGTTCGAGGCATCCCCGAGCTGCTCGAGGCAATGAAAGTGCTGCCCGAGCGCTTTCACCTCACGCTGATTCTGGTCGGCGAGCAAGCGAACATCGACTCTTACGTTCGTACTGTCGAGCAGCATCAATTGCGAGTGCAGTTCGTCGATCCCGCCCCCGTCGCCGAGATTGCTCAGCACATCAACCCCTATGACATCGAAGTGATGTTTTATCGGCCGCTGAATCGCAATCTCGAATTTGCGTTACCGAACAAGCTCTTCGAAGCGTTTCAAGCCCGACTGGCCATTCTTATCGGTCCGAGCGCCATGATGACGGGTGTCATTGCCGAGTACGGCAACGGCGCCGTCGCCGCCGGGTGGGAGGTCGCTGACCTCGTCGCGGCGATCGAACAGCTCGATGCTGAGTCGCTCGCGCAGATGAAGCAGAACTCCGATCGTGCCGCTCGCGAAATTTCTGCAGAAACAGAGCGCGAAGCCTTCTTCCGCTCCTTCGGCGGCACTACGTCGTAG
- a CDS encoding ABC transporter ATP-binding protein, which yields MKDIWTTLGRLFTVLPGGAKRFYIRYSVITSLLSILDVLALGLITAIITPLATGTPAQLPVIGTIGDEQVLWLIVVVCALFITKSGLALLLHWRATRRFATYELEVGNRLFKSYTQSSWEARSTLSTAEITRIVDSSMANTNLGFILPLSQLPNNAFTFVSMLVVLVVVQPLTALIALLYLGLVALVMILVVTTKARQAGRVNRQYAYKAASVMTEMVDAIKEVTLRNKLDEAGEVVSSYRKVATKARANMSFLGIVPRYSLEAALIGGFLLIGGAGYLIGGIGAATVSVSLFAATGFRMIPALNNVQASFTNASANIVYARDVIRELTRAQNDTHIAVSERIEKPFPESATALELRDVVYRYPGSEEDVLKGISVTVPFGKSLGVVGPSGAGKSTLIDLILGLSTPTSGSISVGETPVDEVVKQWRSRVGYVPQRVSLFNGSIAQNVALTWTGDFDEERVIEALRRAQLSELVEERGIFEPIGERGASISGGQQQRLGIARALYSDPLVLVFDEATSALDNRTESLITKAMNELSGSVTFVTIAHRLSTVRNYDSLCYLDRGRVLGQGSFDELAAAVPDFAHQAQLAGLHDGEPLR from the coding sequence GTGAAAGACATTTGGACAACGCTGGGCCGGCTCTTTACCGTGCTGCCGGGTGGGGCGAAGCGTTTTTATATTCGTTACTCGGTAATCACGAGTTTGCTGTCGATACTCGACGTTCTCGCGCTCGGATTGATCACCGCGATCATCACTCCGCTGGCAACCGGCACCCCGGCACAATTGCCCGTTATCGGGACGATCGGCGACGAACAGGTTCTCTGGCTCATCGTTGTTGTGTGTGCGCTCTTCATTACTAAGAGCGGTCTCGCTCTGCTGCTCCATTGGCGCGCTACTCGCCGATTCGCCACGTACGAACTCGAAGTCGGCAACCGACTCTTCAAGTCCTACACACAGTCAAGTTGGGAAGCACGGTCGACGTTGTCGACCGCCGAAATCACGCGCATCGTCGACAGCTCGATGGCCAACACAAACCTTGGTTTCATCCTGCCTCTGTCCCAACTGCCCAATAACGCCTTCACCTTCGTTTCGATGCTGGTGGTTCTGGTCGTCGTACAGCCACTGACCGCTCTCATCGCGCTGCTCTATCTCGGCCTTGTCGCGCTCGTAATGATTCTCGTGGTGACGACCAAGGCGCGGCAGGCCGGTCGCGTGAACCGTCAGTATGCATATAAAGCAGCCAGCGTGATGACGGAGATGGTTGACGCGATCAAAGAGGTGACGCTACGCAACAAGCTCGATGAGGCGGGAGAGGTCGTGTCGAGTTACCGCAAGGTGGCGACCAAGGCTCGAGCAAATATGTCGTTCCTCGGCATAGTTCCCCGGTACTCGCTTGAGGCCGCTCTCATCGGTGGCTTCCTGCTGATCGGTGGTGCCGGGTACCTCATCGGAGGAATCGGTGCGGCCACAGTCTCGGTATCGCTCTTCGCTGCTACCGGGTTCCGCATGATTCCCGCGTTGAACAATGTGCAGGCCAGCTTCACGAATGCTTCGGCAAACATCGTGTACGCCCGAGATGTCATCCGCGAGCTCACTCGAGCCCAGAACGACACTCACATCGCAGTGTCGGAGCGGATCGAGAAGCCGTTCCCCGAGTCGGCGACAGCGCTTGAGCTGCGGGATGTGGTGTACCGCTACCCGGGATCCGAAGAAGACGTGCTCAAGGGAATTTCGGTCACCGTTCCGTTCGGTAAGAGCCTGGGAGTTGTCGGTCCTTCGGGAGCCGGCAAATCGACCCTCATCGACCTGATCCTCGGGCTGAGCACTCCGACCTCCGGATCAATCTCCGTCGGCGAAACCCCTGTCGACGAAGTAGTGAAACAGTGGCGCAGCCGCGTCGGTTATGTGCCCCAACGGGTGTCTCTCTTCAACGGTTCGATCGCGCAAAACGTCGCGCTCACGTGGACCGGCGATTTTGACGAGGAACGAGTCATCGAGGCGCTGAGACGTGCCCAGCTCAGTGAACTTGTCGAAGAGCGTGGAATCTTCGAACCGATTGGAGAGCGCGGCGCTTCGATTTCAGGAGGCCAGCAGCAACGCCTCGGCATCGCACGAGCCCTGTACTCCGACCCGCTGGTGTTGGTGTTCGACGAAGCGACGAGCGCCCTGGACAATCGCACCGAAAGCCTCATTACGAAGGCGATGAACGAGCTATCGGGCAGCGTCACGTTCGTGACGATTGCGCACCGCTTATCGACGGTGCGCAACTACGACAGCCTGTGTTACCTCGACCGCGGCCGGGTGTTAGGCCAGGGGAGCTTTGACGAACTTGCGGCCGCCGTGCCCGACTTCGCGCATCAAGCCCAGCTCGCGGGGTTGCACGATGGTGAGCCGCTGCGATGA